The Deltaproteobacteria bacterium DNA segment ACGGCACAAACTCCGCCCAGCCGCGATTCGCCAATACCTTCGTGATCGCCGCCGTCAAGGTCGTCTTCCCGTGATCCACGTGACCGATCGTTCCCACGTTCACGTGAGGCTTCGTGCGCTCAAACTTCTGCTTGGACATGGCGGTCTCCTTCCGTTCGCCCGGGTATCTTTTTCAGGCGCCCTTGACTTTAGCGACGACTTCTTCGCTGACCGAAAGCGGCGCCGGTTCGTAATGGTCGAACTGCATCGTGTAGGTGGCCCTGCCCTGCGTCTTGGACCGGAGGTCCGTAGCGTAACCGAACATAAGGGCCAGGGGGACATGGGACCCTATCACCTGCGTGTTCCCCCGGGCCTCGACCTGCTGGATGCGGCCCCTGCGGGAGCTCAGATCGCCGATGACGTCACCCATGAACTCCTCGGGCGTCACGACCTCGACGGCCATGATCGGCTCCAGAAGTATCGGCGCGGCATGGTTGCACGCGGTCTTGAAGGCCATCGACCCGGCGATCTTGAACGCCATCTCGGAGGAATCCACATCGTGGTAGGAACCGTCAACGAGCGTGATCTTCACGTCCACCACGGGATAACCCGCGACCACGCCGTTCTCCGTGGCCTCGCGGACGCCTTTCTCCACGGCGGGGATGTATTCCTTGGGTATGGAGCCGCCGATGATCTTGTTCACGAAATCGATCCCTTTCCCCTTCTCCCCGGGCTCCACGGAAAGCCATACATGCCCGTACTGCCCCCGCCCGCCGGTCTGGCGAATGTACCGCCCCTCGTGCTTCGCGGCGCGCGTGACCGTCTCCCGGTACGCCACCTGCGGACGGCCGACGTTCGCCTCCACCTTGAATTCCCGCATCAGGCGGTCGACTATGATTTCCAGGTGCAGTTCCCCCATCCCGGAGATGATCGTCTGGCCCGTCTCCTCGTCGGTCCGGACCTGGAACGAGGGGTCCTCGAGCGCCAGTTTCTGTAGGGATAGCCCCAGTTTCTCCTGATCCGCCTTCGTCTTCGGCTCGATGGCGATGGAGATGACCGGGTCGGGAGCGGTGATCGACTCCAGCACGATTTCATGTTCCGGGGAACAGAGCGTGTCGCCCGTGAATGCGTTCTTCAATCCCACGCAGGCCGCGATTTCCCCCGCGAAGATTTCCTTGATCTCTTCCCGCTTGTTGGCGTGCATCTTCAGCAGCCGGCCGATCCGTTCCTTCCGTTGCCTCGCCGGTATGTACACGTGGTCGCCCGAGCGGACCGTCCCGGAATAGACGCGAACGAAGGTCAGATGGCCGACGAACGGGTCGTTCATGATCTTGAATGCAAGCGCGCAGAAGGGCGCCGAATCGTCGGGTTTCCGCTCGGCGCCGGAGTCGTCCCTCGGATCGATCCCCGTAACCGGGGGAATGTCCAGGGGGGACGGAAGGTAGTCGATCACGGTGTCGAGAA contains these protein-coding regions:
- the tuf gene encoding elongation factor Tu (EF-Tu; promotes GTP-dependent binding of aminoacyl-tRNA to the A-site of ribosomes during protein biosynthesis; when the tRNA anticodon matches the mRNA codon, GTP hydrolysis results; the inactive EF-Tu-GDP leaves the ribosome and release of GDP is promoted by elongation factor Ts; many prokaryotes have two copies of the gene encoding EF-Tu), whose protein sequence is MSKQKFERTKPHVNVGTIGHVDHGKTTLTAAITKVLANRGWAEFVP
- the fusA gene encoding elongation factor G, which codes for MPRITPLENTRNIGIMAHIDAGKTTTTERILYYTGVSHKLGEVHEGTATMDWMEQEQERGITITSAATTCFWKNHRINIIDTPGHVDFTIEVERSLRVLDGALALFDAVAGVEPQSETVWRQADKYGVPRIAMINKMDRIGADFDRCIRMMKERLAANPVPIQLPLGKEDVFRGIIDLVRMHAVVWDEDTLGAKYHEEPIPENFKEAAAAAREALLESVADVNDSLLEKYLNGEEVEIDELNAAIRQAAIALKIVPVVCGSAFRNKGVQPLLDTVIDYLPSPLDIPPVTGIDPRDDSGAERKPDDSAPFCALAFKIMNDPFVGHLTFVRVYSGTVRSGDHVYIPARQRKERIGRLLKMHANKREEIKEIFAGEIAACVGLKNAFTGDTLCSPEHEIVLESITAPDPVISIAIEPKTKADQEKLGLSLQKLALEDPSFQVRTDEETGQTIISGMGELHLEIIVDRLMREFKVEANVGRPQVAYRETVTRAAKHEGRYIRQTGGRGQYGHVWLSVEPGEKGKGIDFVNKIIGGSIPKEYIPAVEKGVREATENGVVAGYPVVDVKITLVDGSYHDVDSSEMAFKIAGSMAFKTACNHAAPILLEPIMAVEVVTPEEFMGDVIGDLSSRRGRIQQVEARGNTQVIGSHVPLALMFGYATDLRSKTQGRATYTMQFDHYEPAPLSVSEEVVAKVKGA